The Halotia branconii CENA392 region CTTGCTCTCTTTTGGGTGTAGTCTTCATTAAATAAATGTTTCCACCAGCGGTTACCGTAGATTGTTCGACATTTCCAGGTATAGGAAACACATCGTAATCAACATCAGACTTTATAATGTATGTCCAAGGGCCAGTAATCTGCATAGCCACTCGACCTGCAAGAAAACTATCTTCCTCATAACCTCGTTCTGGAGCAGAAAGCATGGCTGAACCATCTTTTAAGAAGTCTTGCCAATATTGCAATGCTGCGATCGCTCCTTTGTCCATTAAATTCGGCTGATTATTGCTTAATATATCTCCACCAGCATTAAATAAAAAAGGAAACCAACAAAAAACAGTCCATTCTCCCTTACCGAAAGGTAGCAATATTCCATATTGTTCGGGGCGGCGATCGCCATCACGGTCTATAGTTAGTTTTTTCGCAGCTTCTCGCAATTCTGACCACGTTTTGGGTATTTGTGTAATACCTGCTGCTTGAAACAGCTTTGGTCTATAGAAAATACCAAGATTGCCAGTATAAAGAGGAATTGACCAAATATGATTGTTAAACGTCAATTCGTCAAAAAGGTTAGGGAAGATTTCTGACTTAATTGGTAATTGATCCAGCCAATCTTCTAAAGGTTCAATGGCTCCTAATTCTACAAACTGTCCAGTGATTTGAGGGTAAAAAGCCAAAAGATCTGGAGGTACATTACCAACAACTGCTGTTAAAACTTTAGGCAATTGTTGGTCAAGCTGACCTGCATAGATAGATTCTACATAAATATCGGGATGGCTTTGATTGAATTTATCTATCAGTTTTTGAAAAACATCCCGATTTGCAGGGGGATTAATTCCCTGCCAGAGTGTTAAATGAATAACTCCATCGTCTTTTTCTGATGTTACTTGACAGCCAGATAAAAAGAGTAGGCATGAACTCAGGAGTAAACCTAAAAGTAAAATACGCCCAACATAGCGAAACCAACTTGTGATTTGGGATAGAAAAACAATAATATCCATGCCCCTAAAAATGTTGTTGGTCAATCACAAACTACTAGTACAGTACAGCAGAAATAAACCAACTATTTCAAACACCTAAAAACCTTGTCAAAAGTGAATAGGACTTACGCAAGAACTCTCTGAAATCCTCTTAACTTTGTGTCCTGCCCTGCGGGAAGCCGCAAAGCATCTATGTGTCTTTGTGGTTAGTTTTTCCATGATTTTGCGTAAGTCCTAGTGAATTACGAATTACGTTAGCGTAGCGGGACGTAGCCCATTACGAATTACGAATTACACATAGCGGTACTCTTAAAATCCCATTGCTGCGGCTACTGCTTTGATTTCTGCCTCAATACCCTGTTGAAATTGACTTTCACTGTACTTAATAGCTGTGTCTGGGTCTTTGAGACCATTGCCAGTCAGGACACAAACTACGGTTGCTCCTGTGGGTATTTGGTCTTTAATTTGTAATAATCCGGCGACAGAAGCAGCACTAGCAGGTTCACAAAAAACACCTTCAGATGATGCTAAAAGCCGATAAGCATCTAGAATTTCTGTGTCAGTCACAGCATGAAAATTGCCCTGACTGGCTGATTGGGCGGCGATCGCTTTTTCCCAACTAGCGGGGTTGCCAATACGAATCGCTGTCGCTACAG contains the following coding sequences:
- a CDS encoding ABC transporter substrate-binding protein, with protein sequence MDIIVFLSQITSWFRYVGRILLLGLLLSSCLLFLSGCQVTSEKDDGVIHLTLWQGINPPANRDVFQKLIDKFNQSHPDIYVESIYAGQLDQQLPKVLTAVVGNVPPDLLAFYPQITGQFVELGAIEPLEDWLDQLPIKSEIFPNLFDELTFNNHIWSIPLYTGNLGIFYRPKLFQAAGITQIPKTWSELREAAKKLTIDRDGDRRPEQYGILLPFGKGEWTVFCWFPFLFNAGGDILSNNQPNLMDKGAIAALQYWQDFLKDGSAMLSAPERGYEEDSFLAGRVAMQITGPWTYIIKSDVDYDVFPIPGNVEQSTVTAGGNIYLMKTTPKREQAALKFLEYVLSQQFQTEWSLGTGFLPVNIKAAESDTYQQFIKQQPVLKVFLEQIPTARARPIITKYNRLSDSLGRAIEATLLGESPKKALETSQERAELFWSDK